The following are from one region of the Salvia splendens isolate huo1 chromosome 2, SspV2, whole genome shotgun sequence genome:
- the LOC121792672 gene encoding uncharacterized protein LOC121792672, translating to MLGCRCLSWTSVTDFTRPEPELFSLPEPLPQWPQGYGFATSRIELGGLEVCQITNFEFIWCSNPSTDGKQSISFYKPILIPDGFYCLGHYCQPDKKPLRGFVLVAREAAGRHDHSTDHMPALVDPVDYSLVWSSYDGGDENFDGCGYFWLPQPPEGYKSLGFVVTNKSKKPETNEVKCVRADLTDTCEACPLIACTYSKFLKVPLTVWNARPLNRGIYGRGVSTGTFYCSALCSNCSLGEELDIACLKNLDPNLHAMPNMDQIHAIVEHYGPTVFFHPNEVYLPSSVSWFFQNGALLYSTGESLQDIDAEGSVLPSGGSNDGHYWIDLPCDGVREKLKHGNIESGVLYVHVKPAFGGTFTDIVMWVFAPFNGPGTLKIGLMSIGLSKVGRHVGDWEHFTLRICNFTGELWSIYFSQHSGGEWVDAYDLEFIEGNKAIIYSSRNGHASYPHPGTYIQGNPKLGIGVRNDAASSDYFIDSSRQYEVVAAEYLGDVVKEPCWLQYMRKWGPRIVYDSKTELDKIVKRLPLLFRNSMNSILSKLPLELYGEDGPTGPKEKNNWFGDERW from the coding sequence TATGGATTCGCTACCTCAAGGATTGAATTAGGAGGATTAGAGGTTTGCCAGATAACTAACTTTGAGTTTATTTGGTGTTCCAACCCTTCCACGGATGGGAAACAAAGCATTAGCTTTTATAAACCAATTTTAATCCCTGATGGATTCTATTGTCTTGGTCACTATTGTCAACCAGATAAAAAACCTTTGCGAGGCTTTGTTCTTGTTGCTAGGGAAGCAGCTGGTCGACATGATCATTCGACTGACCACATGCCAGCCCTTGTGGATCCTGTGGATTATTCATTAGTATGGAGTTCATACGATGGAGGAGATGAGAACTTTGATGGATGTGGTTACTTCTGGTTACCACAGCCGCCAGAGGGTTATAAATCGTTGGGATTTGTGGTGACCAACAAGTCAAAGAAACCAGAGACGAATGAGGTGAAATGTGTTCGTGCTGACCTAACTGATACATGtgaggcttgtcccttgatagCATGCACGTATTCCAAGTTTTTGAAAGTCCCTCTTACTGTTTGGAATGCAAGGCCTCTAAATCGTGGAATATATGGACGAGGTGTATCCACGGGTACTTTCTATTGCAGTGCATTGTGTAGTAACTGTAGTTTAGGGGAAGAGCTTGATATTGCATGCTTGAAGAACTTGGATCCTAATTTACATGCAATGCCCAACATGGATCAAATTCATGCAATCGTCGAGCATTACGGACCTACTGTTTTCTTTCACCCTAATGAGGTCTATCTGCCATCTTCAGTCTCATGGTTTTTCCAAAATGGAGCACTCTTGTATAGTACGGGTGAGTCATTGCAGGACATTGATGCTGAAGGTTCCGTTCTTCCTAGTGGAGGGTCAAACGATGGACATTATTGGATAGATTTGCCCTGTGATGGTGTGAGGGAGAAACTTAAGCATGGAAACATAGAAAGTGGTGTTCTTTATGTACATGTTAAACCAGCGTTTGGAGGAACTTTCACAGATATTGTAATGTGGGTTTTTGCCCCTTTCAACGGGCCAGGAACATTGAAGATTGGGTTGATGAGCATTGGCCTCAGCAAGGTTGGTCGTCATGTAGGTGACTGGGAGCACTTCACTCTTCGGATATGCAATTTCACTGGGGAGCTGTGGAGCATATACTTTTCCCAGCATAGTGGAGGTGAATGGGTAGATGCTTATGATTTGGAGTTTATTGAGGGGAACAAAGCCATCATTTATTCATCAAGAAATGGTCATGCTAGTTATCCTCACCCAGGAACCTACATCCAGGGCAATCCAAAACTCGGGATCGGGGTGAGGAACGATGCTGCTAGCAGTGACTATTTCATTGATTCAAGCAGGCAATATGAAGTTGTTGCAGCTGAGTATCTTGGCGATGTAGTCAAAGAACCTTGTTGGTTACAATATATGAGGAAATGGGGGCCAAGAATTGTCTATGATTCCAAAACAGAGTTGGATAAGATTGTCAAACGATTGCCCCTTTTGTTCAGGAATTCTATGAACAGCATTCTCAGCAAGTTGCCGTTGGAGTTGTATGGCGAAGATGGTCCCACTGGTCCTAAGGAAAAGAACAATTGGTTTGGAGATGAAAGATGGTAG